The following are encoded in a window of Candidatus Eisenbacteria bacterium genomic DNA:
- a CDS encoding biopolymer transporter ExbD, producing the protein MGGDVAESSRGAKQSGLRRPKRRVAIRIDMTPMVDIAFLLLIFFMVTTVFRKPQAMEVNLPPAGAKVEVPESNVLTLFVGKDLRYFYKLATGPMISTRLPDLGQLFTDNVRLNPELIVLVKLDRLAKYETMVDIMDELEIAEMSRFSLIPMTEEEARQLEAL; encoded by the coding sequence GTGGGCGGCGACGTTGCCGAAAGCAGTAGAGGCGCGAAGCAGAGCGGGCTGCGGCGGCCCAAGCGCCGTGTCGCCATTCGGATCGACATGACGCCCATGGTCGACATCGCGTTCCTGCTCTTGATCTTCTTCATGGTGACGACCGTCTTTCGCAAGCCGCAGGCCATGGAGGTGAACCTGCCCCCCGCCGGGGCGAAGGTGGAAGTTCCGGAGTCGAACGTTCTGACCCTCTTCGTGGGGAAAGACCTCCGCTACTTCTACAAGCTCGCGACCGGCCCAATGATCTCGACCAGGCTGCCGGACCTGGGTCAGCTCTTCACCGACAATGTGCGCCTGAATCCTGAGCTGATCGTCCTCGTGAAGCTCGATCGCCTGGCCAAGTACGAGACGATGGTCGACATCATGGATGAGCTGGAGATCGCCGAGATGTCCCGCTTCAGCCTCATACCCATGACGGAAGAGGAAGCCCGGCAGCTGGAGGCCCTGTGA
- a CDS encoding biopolymer transporter ExbD, producing MTRGRLVASPKKRVSIRIDMTPMVDIAFLLLIFFMATTQFKPPEEVAVDLPASTSNLKTPETGIIVITVNKAGRIFIGDESGAAAAVPREELQQAIVTMRSRRPGARIIVKGDKQSEYGYVADIMDALQNTNSYRFNLMTDLRTPEERGK from the coding sequence ATGACAAGGGGCAGACTCGTGGCAAGCCCTAAGAAAAGGGTCTCGATCCGCATCGACATGACGCCCATGGTCGACATCGCGTTCCTGCTCTTGATCTTCTTCATGGCGACGACGCAGTTCAAGCCGCCGGAGGAAGTTGCTGTCGATCTGCCGGCCTCCACGTCGAATCTGAAGACGCCCGAGACCGGGATCATCGTGATCACGGTCAACAAGGCGGGAAGGATCTTCATCGGCGATGAGTCGGGGGCCGCGGCCGCGGTTCCTCGCGAGGAGCTGCAGCAGGCGATCGTCACCATGCGGAGCCGGCGTCCCGGAGCGCGCATCATCGTCAAGGGGGACAAGCAATCGGAGTACGGGTACGTGGCTGACATCATGGACGCTTTGCAGAATACGAATTCCTATCGGTTCAATCTGATGACAGATCTGAGGACGCCAGAAGAGAGGGGGAAATAG
- a CDS encoding MotA/TolQ/ExbB proton channel family protein, whose translation MKGYVFVPILVGAALVSWAIYQYMLPEFIKLGGPIVPLLMTISIICVTFIIERMITLKRAQGRGDVAHFTRALRKSLDGRAIPDAITVCKKQGGCLANVVGAGLERYDMLQGSDLPKDEIIEETKRAIEEANALETPLLERNLIALSTIASIATMIGLLGTTVGMIRSFKAMGHAGAPDAIQLAIGISEALINTAGGLGLAIVGIVGYNYFTNRVDSFNYLMDETTYEVVQLLMHDKGQTRGKP comes from the coding sequence ATGAAAGGTTATGTGTTCGTCCCGATCCTTGTGGGGGCTGCGCTGGTCTCCTGGGCGATCTACCAGTACATGCTTCCCGAATTCATCAAGCTTGGAGGTCCGATCGTTCCGCTTCTGATGACCATCTCAATCATCTGTGTTACATTCATCATCGAGAGGATGATCACGCTGAAGCGGGCGCAGGGTCGCGGAGACGTAGCTCACTTCACCCGCGCGCTCCGCAAGAGCCTCGATGGGCGAGCCATCCCCGATGCGATCACCGTCTGCAAGAAGCAGGGAGGCTGCCTGGCGAATGTCGTGGGCGCCGGGCTGGAACGCTACGACATGCTCCAGGGGTCCGACCTCCCGAAGGACGAGATCATCGAGGAGACGAAGCGAGCGATCGAGGAAGCGAACGCGCTCGAGACCCCGCTTCTCGAACGGAACCTGATCGCCCTTTCCACCATCGCCTCGATTGCGACGATGATCGGGTTGCTCGGCACGACGGTTGGCATGATTCGCTCCTTCAAGGCCATGGGGCACGCGGGGGCGCCGGACGCCATCCAGCTTGCCATCGGGATTTCCGAAGCGCTCATCAACACTGCCGGCGGTCTCGGTCTGGCGATTGTCGGGATCGTTGGCTACAACTACTTCACGAATCGGGTCGACTCTTTCAACTACCTGATGGATGAGACGACGTACGAGGTCGTTCAGCTCTTGATGCATGACAAGGGGCAGACTCGTGGCAAGCCCTAA
- a CDS encoding STAS domain-containing protein — protein sequence MSLEKDKRGDVNVLAPHKDLSGGEETRELERAIQGVIAEGVPKVVVDLGRVSYINSAGLGTLVALHTSCRNRQGYLRLSRIGKRIKNLFLITKLNFVFETFDSVEEALAGVNRSDQS from the coding sequence ATGAGCTTAGAGAAGGACAAGAGGGGCGATGTCAATGTGCTTGCGCCGCACAAGGATTTGAGCGGCGGCGAAGAGACGCGTGAGCTGGAGCGCGCGATCCAGGGCGTGATCGCCGAGGGCGTGCCCAAGGTGGTCGTGGATCTCGGGCGCGTGTCCTACATCAATAGCGCTGGCCTGGGAACCCTGGTAGCCCTGCACACGAGCTGCCGCAATCGCCAGGGGTATCTGCGGCTTTCGCGCATCGGCAAGCGGATCAAGAATCTGTTCCTGATCACGAAGCTCAACTTCGTATTCGAGACGTTCGACAGTGTGGAGGAAGCGCTCGCGGGGGTCAACCGGAGCGATCAGTCGTAG